One Rhodococcus sp. P1Y DNA window includes the following coding sequences:
- a CDS encoding RDD family protein, whose translation MDGIIISIVAFIFYAIAPGGFIGQWILGLVSALLGFAYFVFLESSRGQTFGKQILGLRTLGAAGGNPTQAEAAKRNAFLLLNIIPLLGGLLVFVAYIVIAVTINSSPSKQGKHDEIAGGTQVISTK comes from the coding sequence ATCGACGGCATCATCATCTCGATCGTCGCATTCATTTTCTACGCGATCGCACCGGGCGGATTCATCGGCCAGTGGATCTTGGGACTGGTCTCCGCTCTGCTCGGGTTCGCGTATTTCGTCTTCCTCGAATCGTCGCGCGGTCAGACCTTCGGTAAGCAGATCCTCGGCCTACGCACGCTCGGGGCAGCGGGCGGGAATCCGACACAGGCCGAAGCCGCCAAGCGAAACGCGTTCCTACTGCTCAACATCATCCCGTTACTCGGCGGCCTTCTCGTGTTCGTCGCCTACATCGTGATCGCGGTGACGATCAACTCCAGCCCGTCCAAGCAGGGCAAGCACGACGAAATCGCCGGCGGAACCCAGGTCATCAGCACCAAATAA